Proteins co-encoded in one marine bacterium B5-7 genomic window:
- a CDS encoding alpha/beta hydrolase, with product MNTYPNTEQTMLLRGPAGDLEVVAAPGEADKPLVVICHPHPLYGGTMDNKVVTTTYRTFRDRGHPVVRFNFRGVGNSEGEYAQGDGEMDDCRFVLDWAREQLNQPNFILAGFSFGSYVAAHVAEDWDADPHFKKLISIAPPVNHFSFAKLSFQTPWLILMGDDDEVVPSEQVYKWVKSITPAPTLVRFAETSHFFHGKLVDLREALLGNVAVDGDSGSRPE from the coding sequence ATGAATACATATCCAAACACAGAACAAACAATGCTATTGCGAGGACCTGCGGGTGACTTAGAAGTCGTCGCAGCGCCGGGCGAGGCAGATAAACCTTTGGTGGTGATTTGTCATCCCCACCCGCTTTATGGCGGCACCATGGATAACAAAGTCGTCACAACGACGTATCGTACATTCCGCGATCGCGGGCATCCAGTTGTACGCTTTAATTTCCGTGGCGTAGGTAACAGCGAAGGCGAATACGCGCAAGGCGATGGCGAAATGGACGATTGTCGTTTTGTCTTAGATTGGGCGCGCGAGCAACTCAATCAACCCAATTTTATTTTAGCGGGTTTCTCTTTTGGATCGTATGTGGCTGCACATGTCGCGGAAGATTGGGATGCTGATCCGCACTTCAAAAAATTAATTTCTATCGCACCGCCAGTTAATCATTTTAGTTTCGCAAAATTGTCTTTTCAGACACCTTGGTTAATCTTGATGGGCGATGACGACGAAGTCGTCCCATCTGAGCAAGTCTACAAATGGGTGAAAAGCATCACGCCAGCACCAACATTGGTGCGCTTTGCAGAAACTTCGCATTTTTTCCATGGAAAATTGGTGGATCTGCGGGAGGCGTTGCTTGGGAATGTGGCAGTAGATGGAGATTCCGGCTCAAGGCCGGAATGA
- a CDS encoding multidrug ABC transporter ATP-binding protein: MTDALIIDNLCKTYDNGFQALKGISLRVEQGDFFALLGPNGAGKSTTIGILCSLVNKTSGQVKILGHDIDTALSQAKSRVGLVPQEFNFSIFERVQDIVVNQAGYYGVPRQTALARSAQLLKSLGLWDKRNQVARNLSGGMKRRLMIARALVHCPDMLILDEPTAGVDIELRRSMWEFLQGINKQGTTIILTTHYLEEAESLCRNIAIMNHGKVIENTSMPALLQQLDVETFVLDVQPLMSTLASPPDFVLRQINATTLEIDMNKSQHLNNAFAWLSAQGVNVVSMRNKANRLEELFLHLTGDSSPMQAG, translated from the coding sequence ATGACAGACGCTCTCATCATCGATAATCTTTGCAAAACCTACGACAATGGCTTTCAAGCCCTAAAAGGCATTAGCTTGCGCGTAGAACAAGGTGATTTCTTTGCCCTACTCGGCCCCAATGGTGCCGGAAAATCTACCACCATTGGTATTTTATGTTCACTGGTCAATAAAACCAGTGGCCAGGTCAAAATTTTAGGTCACGATATTGATACCGCATTATCCCAAGCCAAATCCCGAGTCGGTTTGGTGCCCCAAGAGTTTAATTTTAGTATTTTCGAACGCGTACAAGATATTGTCGTCAATCAAGCGGGTTATTATGGTGTGCCGCGTCAAACGGCCTTGGCACGTTCCGCACAGCTCCTAAAATCTTTAGGTCTATGGGATAAACGCAATCAAGTCGCACGTAATTTATCGGGCGGCATGAAGCGCCGATTGATGATTGCACGCGCGCTGGTGCACTGCCCTGATATGCTGATTCTTGACGAACCTACCGCCGGCGTCGATATTGAATTACGTCGATCCATGTGGGAATTTTTGCAAGGCATCAATAAGCAAGGCACCACGATTATTTTAACGACACATTATTTAGAAGAAGCAGAATCTTTGTGCCGCAATATTGCCATCATGAACCACGGCAAGGTAATTGAAAACACCAGCATGCCTGCCTTGTTGCAGCAACTGGATGTAGAAACATTCGTATTAGATGTTCAGCCGCTGATGTCCACATTGGCTTCGCCGCCCGACTTTGTTTTACGACAAATCAATGCAACCACGCTGGAAATCGACATGAATAAATCACAACATTTAAATAATGCGTTTGCTTGGCTGTCGGCGCAGGGTGTGAATGTAGTCAGCATGCGCAACAAAGCCAACCGTTTAGAAGAATTGTTCTTGCACTTAACCGGCGATTCATCGCCCATGCAGGCAGGGTAA
- a CDS encoding transport permease protein, producing MLSKAYWISLLTLARREVMRVLRIWPQSLLPPVMTMSLYFVVFGSLIGPRVGQMHGFPYIQFIAPGLIMMSAITNAYTNVSSSFFSSKFQRSIEEIQVSPMPPSAIILGFTLGGVVRGLFAGLLVMGVALFFTRLHMPHPGMMLLVIFLSSFLFALAGLFNGIFAQKFDDVTIIPTFVITPLTYLGGVFYSIQMLHGFWLQITLANPILYLVNAFRYGMLGISDVNPHGAIIAILGFIVMLYTVCWWLIKTGRRMRS from the coding sequence ATGTTATCAAAAGCTTATTGGATTAGTTTACTCACCCTAGCCCGTCGCGAAGTGATGCGCGTCTTACGCATTTGGCCACAAAGTTTATTACCGCCTGTCATGACCATGTCATTATATTTTGTGGTATTTGGTTCACTGATTGGACCACGTGTGGGACAAATGCACGGCTTTCCTTATATTCAATTTATCGCGCCCGGTTTAATTATGATGTCGGCGATTACGAATGCCTACACCAATGTATCTTCCTCCTTTTTTAGTTCTAAATTTCAGCGCAGCATTGAAGAAATCCAAGTATCTCCTATGCCACCCAGCGCAATTATTTTAGGCTTTACATTAGGTGGCGTGGTACGTGGCTTATTCGCCGGTTTATTAGTGATGGGCGTTGCTTTGTTTTTTACAAGATTACATATGCCGCATCCTGGCATGATGTTGTTAGTTATCTTTTTATCGTCTTTCTTATTTGCCCTGGCCGGCTTATTTAACGGGATTTTTGCGCAAAAGTTTGATGATGTGACCATTATCCCAACCTTTGTGATTACGCCATTAACGTATCTGGGCGGGGTATTTTATTCGATCCAAATGTTGCATGGCTTTTGGTTGCAGATTACTTTAGCTAATCCGATTTTGTATTTGGTGAATGCCTTTCGCTACGGTATGCTGGGTATTTCCGATGTTAATCCTCACGGTGCCATCATCGCCATCCTTGGCTTTATTGTGATGCTCTATACGGTGTGCTGGTGGTTAATTAAAACCGGGCGACGGATGCGGTCATAA
- the uvrA gene encoding UvrABC system protein A, with protein MDQITIRGARTHNLKNVQLTLPRDKLIVITGVSGSGKSSLAFDTLYAEGQRRYVESLSAYARQFLSRLDKPDVDHIEGLSPAISIEQKSTSHNPRSTVGTVTEIYDYLRLLFARAGDPQCPKHHVTLNAQTISQMVDAVLALPKDTKCYLLAPIVRQRKGEHLQLMEQLKSQGFIRARIDGEVVELDDAPLLDLRKKHDIDVVVDRFKVRDDIKQRLAESFETALNLTDGTVGVALMDGEQEDLLFSSKYACPQCGYSLEELEPRIFSFNNPKGACEKCDGLGVKQFFDPEKVIQDAELSLAAGAIRGWDRRTMYYYQMLLSLAKHFDFDLETPFQKLPKKFQDIVLYGSNDLIEFRYKNDRGREFIKTHEFEGIINNFERRYHETESNMVREDFAKYLTTSDCDSCHGARLREASRHVFVGEYNLPSITELPIGQALAHFEQLNLPGKRGEIAGKILKEVCARLGFLNNVGLNYLSLHRSADTLSGGEAQRIRLASQIGAGLVGVMYVLDEPSIGLHQRDNERLLNTLKHLRDLGNTVIVVEHDEEAIRMADYVVDIGPMAGVHGGEVVACGSLDDICKVKESITGQFLSGVRTIRSPEKRIAPTKKVLKLSGASGNNLKDLTVEIPLGLLTCVTGVSGSGKSTFVNDTLYPITAIALNNATTLEPAKYRSLKGLEHLDKVVDINQRPIGRTPRSNPATYTGIFTPIRELFAHTPEARARGYKPGRFSFNVKGGRCEACQGDGVICVEMHFLPNMYVQCDVCKGKRYNRETLDIQYKGKNIHEILALTVEEAAIVFEPVPAIARKLQTLIDVGLSYISLGQSATTLSGGEAQRVKLSKELSKRGTGKTLYILDEPTTGLHFHDIDQLLGVLYRLRDAGNTIVVIEHNIDVIKTADWILDLGPEGGDGGGTLVAAGTPEDVAKVEASHTGRFLLSVTPGADPGSPSNTVVLSGDSGSRPE; from the coding sequence ATGGATCAGATAACAATTCGTGGTGCTCGCACCCATAACCTAAAAAATGTTCAACTTACGCTGCCACGTGACAAACTGATTGTCATTACTGGGGTATCCGGATCCGGTAAATCCTCCCTTGCATTCGATACCTTGTATGCCGAGGGTCAACGTCGTTACGTTGAATCTTTGTCTGCCTACGCGCGTCAATTTCTATCGCGATTAGATAAACCTGATGTCGATCACATTGAGGGTTTATCGCCAGCGATTTCCATTGAACAGAAGTCTACATCACATAATCCGCGATCAACAGTGGGCACCGTGACAGAGATCTACGATTATTTGCGTTTATTGTTTGCACGCGCGGGCGATCCGCAATGTCCTAAACATCATGTGACTCTAAATGCACAAACGATCAGCCAAATGGTTGATGCAGTGTTGGCTTTGCCGAAAGACACCAAATGTTATTTGTTGGCGCCGATTGTGCGGCAGCGCAAGGGCGAACATTTGCAGCTTATGGAGCAATTAAAAAGCCAGGGTTTTATTCGTGCGCGTATTGATGGTGAAGTCGTAGAGTTAGACGATGCACCCTTATTAGATTTACGCAAGAAACACGATATTGATGTGGTGGTCGATCGTTTTAAAGTGCGTGACGATATTAAGCAACGCTTAGCGGAATCTTTCGAAACAGCGTTAAATCTCACAGATGGCACGGTGGGTGTTGCATTGATGGATGGTGAGCAAGAAGATTTATTATTTTCTTCAAAATATGCTTGTCCACAGTGCGGCTACAGCTTAGAAGAATTAGAACCGCGTATTTTTTCGTTTAACAACCCAAAAGGTGCATGTGAAAAATGCGATGGTCTGGGGGTGAAACAATTTTTTGATCCAGAAAAAGTGATACAAGATGCGGAGTTGAGTTTAGCCGCAGGTGCGATTCGTGGTTGGGATAGGCGCACCATGTATTATTATCAAATGTTGCTGTCATTGGCCAAGCACTTTGATTTTGATTTAGAAACGCCGTTTCAGAAACTACCGAAAAAATTTCAAGATATTGTGTTGTATGGTAGCAATGACCTGATTGAGTTTCGTTATAAAAATGATCGCGGCCGTGAGTTTATTAAAACGCATGAATTTGAAGGGATTATTAATAATTTTGAGCGTCGTTACCATGAAACAGAGTCCAACATGGTGCGAGAAGATTTCGCGAAATATTTGACGACCAGTGATTGTGATTCGTGCCATGGTGCACGTTTGCGAGAAGCTTCACGGCATGTGTTTGTGGGGGAGTATAACTTACCCAGTATCACAGAGTTACCGATTGGCCAGGCGTTGGCGCATTTTGAACAATTGAACTTGCCGGGTAAGCGGGGTGAAATTGCTGGAAAAATATTAAAAGAAGTCTGCGCGCGTTTAGGGTTTTTGAATAATGTGGGTTTAAATTACTTAAGCTTGCATCGCAGTGCGGATACTTTATCAGGCGGGGAAGCGCAGCGTATTCGTTTAGCCAGCCAAATTGGCGCGGGCTTGGTGGGGGTAATGTATGTGCTTGATGAGCCATCTATCGGTTTGCACCAACGTGACAATGAACGTTTATTAAATACGCTAAAACACTTACGTGATTTAGGTAATACAGTCATTGTGGTTGAACATGACGAAGAAGCGATCCGCATGGCAGACTATGTCGTGGATATTGGTCCGATGGCAGGGGTTCATGGTGGCGAAGTCGTTGCGTGTGGATCCTTAGACGATATTTGCAAAGTAAAAGAATCGATTACCGGACAATTTTTATCGGGCGTACGTACGATACGTTCACCAGAAAAACGCATTGCGCCCACGAAAAAAGTGTTGAAACTGTCGGGTGCAAGTGGTAATAACTTAAAAGATCTGACGGTAGAAATTCCGCTGGGTTTATTAACCTGTGTGACGGGTGTGTCGGGATCAGGAAAATCTACTTTTGTGAATGACACCTTGTACCCTATTACAGCGATTGCCTTAAATAATGCAACGACATTAGAGCCTGCAAAATATCGCAGCCTAAAAGGTTTGGAGCACTTGGATAAAGTGGTTGATATTAATCAACGCCCGATTGGACGCACGCCGCGTTCAAATCCGGCAACCTACACCGGCATTTTTACCCCGATACGAGAATTATTCGCACATACCCCGGAAGCACGTGCACGCGGTTATAAACCCGGCCGATTCAGTTTTAATGTGAAAGGGGGGCGTTGCGAAGCCTGCCAGGGTGACGGCGTGATTTGTGTGGAAATGCATTTTTTACCGAATATGTATGTGCAATGTGATGTGTGTAAGGGCAAGCGCTACAACCGTGAAACCTTAGACATTCAATATAAAGGTAAAAACATTCATGAAATTTTGGCTTTAACCGTAGAAGAAGCTGCGATTGTCTTTGAACCGGTGCCAGCTATTGCACGTAAGTTACAAACCTTAATTGATGTTGGCTTGTCCTATATTTCACTCGGTCAAAGCGCGACAACTTTATCGGGTGGTGAAGCGCAGCGCGTAAAACTTTCTAAAGAATTATCAAAGCGTGGCACGGGTAAGACTTTATATATTTTGGATGAACCCACTACGGGATTACATTTTCACGACATCGATCAGTTGTTAGGTGTGTTATATCGCTTACGTGATGCGGGTAACACGATTGTGGTGATTGAACATAACATCGATGTGATCAAAACCGCGGACTGGATCCTCGACTTGGGGCCGGAAGGCGGTGATGGTGGCGGTACCCTTGTGGCGGCTGGTACACCGGAAGATGTGGCCAAGGTGGAAGCCTCACACACTGGGCGGTTTTTGCTTTCTGTCACCCCGGGCGCCGACCCGGGGTCTCCATCTAACACTGTAGTGCTGTCAGGAGATTCCGGCTCAAGGCCGGAATGA